Proteins encoded within one genomic window of Paramisgurnus dabryanus chromosome 11, PD_genome_1.1, whole genome shotgun sequence:
- the fkbp15b gene encoding FK506-binding protein 15 isoform X3 produces MFAADDEDGDFLSPSGGAKLASLFGLDQAATKGNESFQYTAPKQPKPNSGPPTQKPSPPSSSPAVLFATPVHSYRYVNGQYVKQGKIGAAVLGNHTTKEYKILLYVSQQKQVTAARIHPGFILTVQPSNYCTFYDDQRQNWSVMFESEKAATDFCKEVCLAKVNCMGSLDTVLIQDLLLGDGQAVENGDSLEVAYTGWLLQNQTIGPMFDSNLNKDKLLRLKLGAGKVIKGWEEGMLNMRKGGRRFMVIPPSLAYGSQGIPNRVPPDSTLVFETEIRRVKLAKDGSLRDSAAPSPAPSVESLGSSELNQPLTCSTATPTSKPSEPPLRAKSNSLNEQLSNPDASKAKLISRMAKMGQPMLPFITNSVSHPDSSDSELEDPSLSRPKDRSSAASPQPVHISSSSPLSVHGSALLPFTMATANPQPMMPGTVHAFQPVSQMYPTHTVPYQGTSDVTSFLMTEARQHNTEIRLAVGKVGDKLDQLSSKIDDIHKQGGISLGFSNVSMETAMIMHNIQRIIQENECLKKEVFEKSSRIEEQNRKIGELINQNQRYMEQSNLLMEQRNDTLKNSSEQTQARILQAEQDKHALPQESGWDQVRLSEELASSTARVSELQLELSSQQQKAAVLQTKLNSALQDSQQHSTQITALEAQLQELKETAERVQTQYKTEKQKRKESELKLNGLEEELQDMKTEKDSLERTLSDRKRKWQAERQRCDEELEEVRRVSQHEMDNLRNQLRKARTCTDHAAAEQMAQMQAELEQEWQMKCDQTLATAREQQRREITELTEHRDTLQIKLTQLQEKFNTLKQSRESEQHQDQGEELQALREKCSALEQRAAFLRQQGEARVSQLESKLAGRQPQMDTTEEVKRVMNGVFQSLRSEFDLNETYTGSVVLRVLVNTIKNVTLQLLSGNERSSSEHSDKEEDKEMEEEIEAQPGEIEAQPEQKVHINGSNEEEEKSRDSAGQDEDLQPQPEEKATEEETKEIEGEDKSEQEVVKEEGPEEVVEEKEVKVNVSTEGNLSDQTVSESDIENATHEEHTENDIPSEQEVTAEPPDDITTTQEVKVIDEPLVEPETSPCGPPKNPPPPPPNAPQDDSTNTSAQLSRV; encoded by the exons TACAAGATTCTGCTGTATGTCAGTCAACAGAAGCAGGTGACGGCAGCCAGAATCCACCCTGGCTTCATCCTCACT GTCCAGCCCAGTAACTACTGCACATTTTATGATGATCAGAGACAGAATTGGTCGGTGATGTTTGAATCGGAGAAAGCTGCCACAGACTTTTGTAAAGAG gtTTGTCTTGCAAAAGTGAACTGTATGGGTTCATTAGACACGGTCTTGATCCAGGATCTTCTGCTTGGTGATGGGCAAGCTGTGGAGAATGGAGACTCTTTAGAAGTTGCCTACACTGGCTGGCTACTACAAAACCAAACCATCGGACCG ATGTTTGACTCTAATCTAAATAAAGACAAGCTGCTGAGACTGAAACTTGGGGCTGGTAAGGTCATAAAG GGGTGGGAGGAGGGGATGCTAAACATGCGTAAAGGCGGACGGAGGTTCATGGTGATTCCACCCAGCCTTGCGTACGGGTCACAGGGCATTCCCAACCGTGTCCCACCAGACAGCACGCTGGTTTTTGAAACAGAAATCCGTCGG GTTAAGTTGGCTAAAGACGGAAGTTTAAGAGATTCAGCGGCGCCCTCTCCAGCACCCAGTGTCGAGAGTTTGGGGAGCTCAGAGCTCAACCAGCCACTTACCTGTAGCACCGCAACACCAACCAGCAAGCCTAG TGAACCGCCTCTTCGTGCAAAATCCAACTCTCTAAATGAACAGCTGAGT AATCCTGATGCCTCTAAAGCTAAGCTGATTTCACGCATGGCCAAAATGGGTCAACCAATGTTGCCTTTCATCACCAACTCAGTCTCACATCCTGACTCGAGTGACTCAGAACTTGAG GATCCGAGTCTGTCCAGACCGAAGGATCGAAGCAGTGCGGCATCGCCACAGCCTGTACACATCTCCTCTTCCTCCCCGCTTTCAGTGCATG GCTCGGCCCTTTTGCCCTTTACCATGGCAACAGCCAATCCACAGCCCATGATGCCCGGAACAGTCCATGCCTTTCAG CCCGTCAGCCAGATGTACCCGACACACACTGTACCATATCAAG GAACTAGTGATGTTACATCTTTCTTAATGACCGAGGCGCGACAACACAACACTGAAATCCGATTGGCCGTTGGGAAAGTTGGAGACAAACTGGACCAGTTGTCCTCTAAG ATTGATGACATACATAAGCAAGGTGGCATTTCATTGGGTTTCTCTAACGTATCCATGGAAACAgccatgattatgcataacattCAGAGAATCATACAG GAGAACGAGTGTCTGAAGAAAGAGGTGTTTGAGAAAAGTTCACGCATTGAGGAGCAGAACCGCAAGATAGGCGAGCTCATCAATCAGAACCAAAG GTACATGGAGCAGAGTAACCTGTTGATGGAGCAGAGAAATGACACATTGAAAAACAGCAGTGAACAAACTCAGGCCAGAATACTGCAGGCAGAACAAGACAAG catgcactgccaCAGGAATCAGGCTGGGATCAG GTGCGGTTAAGCGAGGAGTTGGCTTCATCCACGGCACGTGTGTCCGAGCTGCAGCTGGAGTTGAGTTCCCAACAGCAAAAGGCTGCGGTACTGCAGACCAAACTGAATTCAGCCCTGCAGGACAGCCAGCAACACAGTACACAGATCACAGCTCTAGAGGCACAGCTACAGG agCTTAAAGAAACAGCAGAAAGAGTGCAAACCCAATACAAGACGGAGAAGCAGAAACGGAAAGAAAGCGAGCTCAAACTCAACGGTTTGGAAGAAGAGCTACAGGACATGAAGACAGAGAAGGACAGTTTAGAGAGA ACTCTATCTGATAGGAAGAGAAAGTGGCAGGCCGAGAGACAGCGCTGTGATGAAGAACTAGAAGAGGTGAGGAGGGTGAGCCAGCATGAGATGGACAACCTCAGGAACCAACTACGTAAAGCCAGAACCTGTACTGACCACGCTGCAGCTGAACAG ATGGCTCAGATGCAGGCCGAGCTGGAGCAGGAGTGGCAGATGAAGTGTGATCAGACTCTGGCAACAGCACGTGAACAGCAGAGAAGAGAAATAACTGAACTGACAGAGCACAGAGACACACTGCAGATCAAACTTACACAGCTACAGGAAAAG TTTAACACACTCAAACAGTCACGTGAATCAGAGCAGCATCAGGACCAGGGAGAAGAGTTACAGGCCTTGAGAGAGAAG TGTTCTGCATTAGAACAGAGAGCAGCGTTTCTGAGGCAGCAGGGTGAGGCTCGAGTTTCTCAACTTGAAAGTAAACTGGCAGGGCGACAACCGCAGATGGACACAACAGAAGAG GTGAAGCGAGTGATGAACGGTGTTTTCCAGTCTCTGAGAAGTGAATTTGATCTGAATGAAACCTACACAGGAAGTGTTGTACTCAGAGTGCTGGTCAACACTATCAAG AATGTCACACTGCAGCTCCTTTCTGGCAATGAGAGATCTTCATCTGAACACAGTGATAAAGAAGAAGATAAGGAGATGGAGGAGGAGATTGAGGCTCAGCCTGGAGAGATTGAGGCTCAGCCTGAGCAGAAGGTGCATATAAACGGCAGCAATGAGGAAGAGGAAAAGAGCCGAGATTCTGCAGGACAGGATGAAGATTTACAGCCGCAACCTGAGGAAAAGGCAACAGAAGAAGAAACGAAAGAAATCGAAGGAGAAGACAAGAGTGAACAGGAAGTTGTCAAGGAAGAAGGTCCAGAGGAAGTTGTGGAAGAGAAGGAAGTGAAGGTTAATGTTAGCACAGAAGGGAACTTGTCAGATCAGACCGTGTCAGAGTCGGACATTGAAAATGCTACACACGAGGAACACActgaaaatgacatcccatcCGAACAGGAAGTGACCGCAGAACCACCCGATGACATCACTACTACACAGGAAGTAAAGGTAATTGATGAGCCTTTAGTTGAACCAGAAACGTCACCATGCGGACCTCCTAAAAATCCACCACCTCCACCCCCTAACGCTCCACAAGATGACTCTACTAATACATCTGCACAGCTTTCCAG AGTTTAA
- the fkbp15b gene encoding FK506-binding protein 15 isoform X2, whose protein sequence is MFAADDEDGDFLSPSGGAKLASLFGLDQAATKGNESFQYTAPKQPKPNSGPPTQKPSPPSSSPAVLFATPVHSYRYVNGQYVKQGKIGAAVLGNHTTKEYKILLYVSQQKQVTAARIHPGFILTVQPSNYCTFYDDQRQNWSVMFESEKAATDFCKEVCLAKVNCMGSLDTVLIQDLLLGDGQAVENGDSLEVAYTGWLLQNQTIGPMFDSNLNKDKLLRLKLGAGKVIKGWEEGMLNMRKGGRRFMVIPPSLAYGSQGIPNRVPPDSTLVFETEIRRVKLAKDGSLRDSAAPSPAPSVESLGSSELNQPLTCSTATPTSKPSEPPLRAKSNSLNEQLSNPDASKAKLISRMAKMGQPMLPFITNSVSHPDSSDSELEDPSLSRPKDRSSAASPQPVHISSSSPLSVHGSALLPFTMATANPQPMMPGTVHAFQPVSQMYPTHTVPYQGTSDVTSFLMTEARQHNTEIRLAVGKVGDKLDQLSSKIDDIHKQGGISLGFSNVSMETAMIMHNIQRIIQENECLKKEVFEKSSRIEEQNRKIGELINQNQRYMEQSNLLMEQRNDTLKNSSEQTQARILQAEQDKVRLSEELASSTARVSELQLELSSQQQKAAVLQTKLNSALQDSQQHSTQITALEAQLQELKETAERVQTQYKTEKQKRKESELKLNGLEEELQDMKTEKDSLERTLSDRKRKWQAERQRCDEELEEVRRVSQHEMDNLRNQLRKARTCTDHAAAEQMAQMQAELEQEWQMKCDQTLATAREQQRREITELTEHRDTLQIKLTQLQEKFNTLKQSRESEQHQDQGEELQALREKCSALEQRAAFLRQQGEARVSQLESKLAGRQPQMDTTEEVKRVMNGVFQSLRSEFDLNETYTGSVVLRVLVNTIKNVTLQLLSGNERSSSEHSDKEEDKEMEEEIEAQPGEIEAQPEQKVHINGSNEEEEKSRDSAGQDEDLQPQPEEKATEEETKEIEGEDKSEQEVVKEEGPEEVVEEKEVKVNVSTEGNLSDQTVSESDIENATHEEHTENDIPSEQEVTAEPPDDITTTQEVKVIDEPLVEPETSPCGPPKNPPPPPPNAPQDDSTNTSAQLSSSPGRVQEENGEKPFFQSPAPPQPKAAAPADEEEEELSLKGQPPPAPLFGDESDEDLDWLG, encoded by the exons TACAAGATTCTGCTGTATGTCAGTCAACAGAAGCAGGTGACGGCAGCCAGAATCCACCCTGGCTTCATCCTCACT GTCCAGCCCAGTAACTACTGCACATTTTATGATGATCAGAGACAGAATTGGTCGGTGATGTTTGAATCGGAGAAAGCTGCCACAGACTTTTGTAAAGAG gtTTGTCTTGCAAAAGTGAACTGTATGGGTTCATTAGACACGGTCTTGATCCAGGATCTTCTGCTTGGTGATGGGCAAGCTGTGGAGAATGGAGACTCTTTAGAAGTTGCCTACACTGGCTGGCTACTACAAAACCAAACCATCGGACCG ATGTTTGACTCTAATCTAAATAAAGACAAGCTGCTGAGACTGAAACTTGGGGCTGGTAAGGTCATAAAG GGGTGGGAGGAGGGGATGCTAAACATGCGTAAAGGCGGACGGAGGTTCATGGTGATTCCACCCAGCCTTGCGTACGGGTCACAGGGCATTCCCAACCGTGTCCCACCAGACAGCACGCTGGTTTTTGAAACAGAAATCCGTCGG GTTAAGTTGGCTAAAGACGGAAGTTTAAGAGATTCAGCGGCGCCCTCTCCAGCACCCAGTGTCGAGAGTTTGGGGAGCTCAGAGCTCAACCAGCCACTTACCTGTAGCACCGCAACACCAACCAGCAAGCCTAG TGAACCGCCTCTTCGTGCAAAATCCAACTCTCTAAATGAACAGCTGAGT AATCCTGATGCCTCTAAAGCTAAGCTGATTTCACGCATGGCCAAAATGGGTCAACCAATGTTGCCTTTCATCACCAACTCAGTCTCACATCCTGACTCGAGTGACTCAGAACTTGAG GATCCGAGTCTGTCCAGACCGAAGGATCGAAGCAGTGCGGCATCGCCACAGCCTGTACACATCTCCTCTTCCTCCCCGCTTTCAGTGCATG GCTCGGCCCTTTTGCCCTTTACCATGGCAACAGCCAATCCACAGCCCATGATGCCCGGAACAGTCCATGCCTTTCAG CCCGTCAGCCAGATGTACCCGACACACACTGTACCATATCAAG GAACTAGTGATGTTACATCTTTCTTAATGACCGAGGCGCGACAACACAACACTGAAATCCGATTGGCCGTTGGGAAAGTTGGAGACAAACTGGACCAGTTGTCCTCTAAG ATTGATGACATACATAAGCAAGGTGGCATTTCATTGGGTTTCTCTAACGTATCCATGGAAACAgccatgattatgcataacattCAGAGAATCATACAG GAGAACGAGTGTCTGAAGAAAGAGGTGTTTGAGAAAAGTTCACGCATTGAGGAGCAGAACCGCAAGATAGGCGAGCTCATCAATCAGAACCAAAG GTACATGGAGCAGAGTAACCTGTTGATGGAGCAGAGAAATGACACATTGAAAAACAGCAGTGAACAAACTCAGGCCAGAATACTGCAGGCAGAACAAGACAAG GTGCGGTTAAGCGAGGAGTTGGCTTCATCCACGGCACGTGTGTCCGAGCTGCAGCTGGAGTTGAGTTCCCAACAGCAAAAGGCTGCGGTACTGCAGACCAAACTGAATTCAGCCCTGCAGGACAGCCAGCAACACAGTACACAGATCACAGCTCTAGAGGCACAGCTACAGG agCTTAAAGAAACAGCAGAAAGAGTGCAAACCCAATACAAGACGGAGAAGCAGAAACGGAAAGAAAGCGAGCTCAAACTCAACGGTTTGGAAGAAGAGCTACAGGACATGAAGACAGAGAAGGACAGTTTAGAGAGA ACTCTATCTGATAGGAAGAGAAAGTGGCAGGCCGAGAGACAGCGCTGTGATGAAGAACTAGAAGAGGTGAGGAGGGTGAGCCAGCATGAGATGGACAACCTCAGGAACCAACTACGTAAAGCCAGAACCTGTACTGACCACGCTGCAGCTGAACAG ATGGCTCAGATGCAGGCCGAGCTGGAGCAGGAGTGGCAGATGAAGTGTGATCAGACTCTGGCAACAGCACGTGAACAGCAGAGAAGAGAAATAACTGAACTGACAGAGCACAGAGACACACTGCAGATCAAACTTACACAGCTACAGGAAAAG TTTAACACACTCAAACAGTCACGTGAATCAGAGCAGCATCAGGACCAGGGAGAAGAGTTACAGGCCTTGAGAGAGAAG TGTTCTGCATTAGAACAGAGAGCAGCGTTTCTGAGGCAGCAGGGTGAGGCTCGAGTTTCTCAACTTGAAAGTAAACTGGCAGGGCGACAACCGCAGATGGACACAACAGAAGAG GTGAAGCGAGTGATGAACGGTGTTTTCCAGTCTCTGAGAAGTGAATTTGATCTGAATGAAACCTACACAGGAAGTGTTGTACTCAGAGTGCTGGTCAACACTATCAAG AATGTCACACTGCAGCTCCTTTCTGGCAATGAGAGATCTTCATCTGAACACAGTGATAAAGAAGAAGATAAGGAGATGGAGGAGGAGATTGAGGCTCAGCCTGGAGAGATTGAGGCTCAGCCTGAGCAGAAGGTGCATATAAACGGCAGCAATGAGGAAGAGGAAAAGAGCCGAGATTCTGCAGGACAGGATGAAGATTTACAGCCGCAACCTGAGGAAAAGGCAACAGAAGAAGAAACGAAAGAAATCGAAGGAGAAGACAAGAGTGAACAGGAAGTTGTCAAGGAAGAAGGTCCAGAGGAAGTTGTGGAAGAGAAGGAAGTGAAGGTTAATGTTAGCACAGAAGGGAACTTGTCAGATCAGACCGTGTCAGAGTCGGACATTGAAAATGCTACACACGAGGAACACActgaaaatgacatcccatcCGAACAGGAAGTGACCGCAGAACCACCCGATGACATCACTACTACACAGGAAGTAAAGGTAATTGATGAGCCTTTAGTTGAACCAGAAACGTCACCATGCGGACCTCCTAAAAATCCACCACCTCCACCCCCTAACGCTCCACAAGATGACTCTACTAATACATCTGCACAGCTTTCCAG TTCACCTGGGAGGGTACAAGAGGAAAATGGTGAGAAACCATTTTTCCagagccccgcccctccccaaCCCAAAGCTGCTGCGCCTGCTgatgaagaggaggaggagctG AGTTTAAAAGGACAGCCCCCTCCTGCTCCTTTATTCGGGGATGAAAGTGATGAAGACCTGGATTGGCTTGGCTGA
- the fkbp15b gene encoding FK506-binding protein 15 isoform X1, with protein sequence MFAADDEDGDFLSPSGGAKLASLFGLDQAATKGNESFQYTAPKQPKPNSGPPTQKPSPPSSSPAVLFATPVHSYRYVNGQYVKQGKIGAAVLGNHTTKEYKILLYVSQQKQVTAARIHPGFILTVQPSNYCTFYDDQRQNWSVMFESEKAATDFCKEVCLAKVNCMGSLDTVLIQDLLLGDGQAVENGDSLEVAYTGWLLQNQTIGPMFDSNLNKDKLLRLKLGAGKVIKGWEEGMLNMRKGGRRFMVIPPSLAYGSQGIPNRVPPDSTLVFETEIRRVKLAKDGSLRDSAAPSPAPSVESLGSSELNQPLTCSTATPTSKPSEPPLRAKSNSLNEQLSNPDASKAKLISRMAKMGQPMLPFITNSVSHPDSSDSELEDPSLSRPKDRSSAASPQPVHISSSSPLSVHGSALLPFTMATANPQPMMPGTVHAFQPVSQMYPTHTVPYQGTSDVTSFLMTEARQHNTEIRLAVGKVGDKLDQLSSKIDDIHKQGGISLGFSNVSMETAMIMHNIQRIIQENECLKKEVFEKSSRIEEQNRKIGELINQNQRYMEQSNLLMEQRNDTLKNSSEQTQARILQAEQDKHALPQESGWDQVRLSEELASSTARVSELQLELSSQQQKAAVLQTKLNSALQDSQQHSTQITALEAQLQELKETAERVQTQYKTEKQKRKESELKLNGLEEELQDMKTEKDSLERTLSDRKRKWQAERQRCDEELEEVRRVSQHEMDNLRNQLRKARTCTDHAAAEQMAQMQAELEQEWQMKCDQTLATAREQQRREITELTEHRDTLQIKLTQLQEKFNTLKQSRESEQHQDQGEELQALREKCSALEQRAAFLRQQGEARVSQLESKLAGRQPQMDTTEEVKRVMNGVFQSLRSEFDLNETYTGSVVLRVLVNTIKNVTLQLLSGNERSSSEHSDKEEDKEMEEEIEAQPGEIEAQPEQKVHINGSNEEEEKSRDSAGQDEDLQPQPEEKATEEETKEIEGEDKSEQEVVKEEGPEEVVEEKEVKVNVSTEGNLSDQTVSESDIENATHEEHTENDIPSEQEVTAEPPDDITTTQEVKVIDEPLVEPETSPCGPPKNPPPPPPNAPQDDSTNTSAQLSSSPGRVQEENGEKPFFQSPAPPQPKAAAPADEEEEELSLKGQPPPAPLFGDESDEDLDWLG encoded by the exons TACAAGATTCTGCTGTATGTCAGTCAACAGAAGCAGGTGACGGCAGCCAGAATCCACCCTGGCTTCATCCTCACT GTCCAGCCCAGTAACTACTGCACATTTTATGATGATCAGAGACAGAATTGGTCGGTGATGTTTGAATCGGAGAAAGCTGCCACAGACTTTTGTAAAGAG gtTTGTCTTGCAAAAGTGAACTGTATGGGTTCATTAGACACGGTCTTGATCCAGGATCTTCTGCTTGGTGATGGGCAAGCTGTGGAGAATGGAGACTCTTTAGAAGTTGCCTACACTGGCTGGCTACTACAAAACCAAACCATCGGACCG ATGTTTGACTCTAATCTAAATAAAGACAAGCTGCTGAGACTGAAACTTGGGGCTGGTAAGGTCATAAAG GGGTGGGAGGAGGGGATGCTAAACATGCGTAAAGGCGGACGGAGGTTCATGGTGATTCCACCCAGCCTTGCGTACGGGTCACAGGGCATTCCCAACCGTGTCCCACCAGACAGCACGCTGGTTTTTGAAACAGAAATCCGTCGG GTTAAGTTGGCTAAAGACGGAAGTTTAAGAGATTCAGCGGCGCCCTCTCCAGCACCCAGTGTCGAGAGTTTGGGGAGCTCAGAGCTCAACCAGCCACTTACCTGTAGCACCGCAACACCAACCAGCAAGCCTAG TGAACCGCCTCTTCGTGCAAAATCCAACTCTCTAAATGAACAGCTGAGT AATCCTGATGCCTCTAAAGCTAAGCTGATTTCACGCATGGCCAAAATGGGTCAACCAATGTTGCCTTTCATCACCAACTCAGTCTCACATCCTGACTCGAGTGACTCAGAACTTGAG GATCCGAGTCTGTCCAGACCGAAGGATCGAAGCAGTGCGGCATCGCCACAGCCTGTACACATCTCCTCTTCCTCCCCGCTTTCAGTGCATG GCTCGGCCCTTTTGCCCTTTACCATGGCAACAGCCAATCCACAGCCCATGATGCCCGGAACAGTCCATGCCTTTCAG CCCGTCAGCCAGATGTACCCGACACACACTGTACCATATCAAG GAACTAGTGATGTTACATCTTTCTTAATGACCGAGGCGCGACAACACAACACTGAAATCCGATTGGCCGTTGGGAAAGTTGGAGACAAACTGGACCAGTTGTCCTCTAAG ATTGATGACATACATAAGCAAGGTGGCATTTCATTGGGTTTCTCTAACGTATCCATGGAAACAgccatgattatgcataacattCAGAGAATCATACAG GAGAACGAGTGTCTGAAGAAAGAGGTGTTTGAGAAAAGTTCACGCATTGAGGAGCAGAACCGCAAGATAGGCGAGCTCATCAATCAGAACCAAAG GTACATGGAGCAGAGTAACCTGTTGATGGAGCAGAGAAATGACACATTGAAAAACAGCAGTGAACAAACTCAGGCCAGAATACTGCAGGCAGAACAAGACAAG catgcactgccaCAGGAATCAGGCTGGGATCAG GTGCGGTTAAGCGAGGAGTTGGCTTCATCCACGGCACGTGTGTCCGAGCTGCAGCTGGAGTTGAGTTCCCAACAGCAAAAGGCTGCGGTACTGCAGACCAAACTGAATTCAGCCCTGCAGGACAGCCAGCAACACAGTACACAGATCACAGCTCTAGAGGCACAGCTACAGG agCTTAAAGAAACAGCAGAAAGAGTGCAAACCCAATACAAGACGGAGAAGCAGAAACGGAAAGAAAGCGAGCTCAAACTCAACGGTTTGGAAGAAGAGCTACAGGACATGAAGACAGAGAAGGACAGTTTAGAGAGA ACTCTATCTGATAGGAAGAGAAAGTGGCAGGCCGAGAGACAGCGCTGTGATGAAGAACTAGAAGAGGTGAGGAGGGTGAGCCAGCATGAGATGGACAACCTCAGGAACCAACTACGTAAAGCCAGAACCTGTACTGACCACGCTGCAGCTGAACAG ATGGCTCAGATGCAGGCCGAGCTGGAGCAGGAGTGGCAGATGAAGTGTGATCAGACTCTGGCAACAGCACGTGAACAGCAGAGAAGAGAAATAACTGAACTGACAGAGCACAGAGACACACTGCAGATCAAACTTACACAGCTACAGGAAAAG TTTAACACACTCAAACAGTCACGTGAATCAGAGCAGCATCAGGACCAGGGAGAAGAGTTACAGGCCTTGAGAGAGAAG TGTTCTGCATTAGAACAGAGAGCAGCGTTTCTGAGGCAGCAGGGTGAGGCTCGAGTTTCTCAACTTGAAAGTAAACTGGCAGGGCGACAACCGCAGATGGACACAACAGAAGAG GTGAAGCGAGTGATGAACGGTGTTTTCCAGTCTCTGAGAAGTGAATTTGATCTGAATGAAACCTACACAGGAAGTGTTGTACTCAGAGTGCTGGTCAACACTATCAAG AATGTCACACTGCAGCTCCTTTCTGGCAATGAGAGATCTTCATCTGAACACAGTGATAAAGAAGAAGATAAGGAGATGGAGGAGGAGATTGAGGCTCAGCCTGGAGAGATTGAGGCTCAGCCTGAGCAGAAGGTGCATATAAACGGCAGCAATGAGGAAGAGGAAAAGAGCCGAGATTCTGCAGGACAGGATGAAGATTTACAGCCGCAACCTGAGGAAAAGGCAACAGAAGAAGAAACGAAAGAAATCGAAGGAGAAGACAAGAGTGAACAGGAAGTTGTCAAGGAAGAAGGTCCAGAGGAAGTTGTGGAAGAGAAGGAAGTGAAGGTTAATGTTAGCACAGAAGGGAACTTGTCAGATCAGACCGTGTCAGAGTCGGACATTGAAAATGCTACACACGAGGAACACActgaaaatgacatcccatcCGAACAGGAAGTGACCGCAGAACCACCCGATGACATCACTACTACACAGGAAGTAAAGGTAATTGATGAGCCTTTAGTTGAACCAGAAACGTCACCATGCGGACCTCCTAAAAATCCACCACCTCCACCCCCTAACGCTCCACAAGATGACTCTACTAATACATCTGCACAGCTTTCCAG TTCACCTGGGAGGGTACAAGAGGAAAATGGTGAGAAACCATTTTTCCagagccccgcccctccccaaCCCAAAGCTGCTGCGCCTGCTgatgaagaggaggaggagctG AGTTTAAAAGGACAGCCCCCTCCTGCTCCTTTATTCGGGGATGAAAGTGATGAAGACCTGGATTGGCTTGGCTGA